gaggaggtggcgttGATGAGCAGAGCGTATCCGTGCaatggcgccgcagcgcgagagagcggcgccgaGGAGCCTGATGCACCGCTCCTTCagatgagcagcggcgcgcgccttCAGGTGGAGTCGGGGACGGGAACGTCGGCGGAATCCCTGATGCGGCATTCCGTGAGGGAGACGGACAATACAGCAGCCTTGGGCGATACTGTAACCTGCGACGGGTGCGACATCCATGAGGTGGACGACTACAGTGAAATGGAGGACGAGGGATGGACAAGCGGTGGCCTATCCCCACTTCTGTACGTTCAATAGAAGAGCGCCCCAAAATGGGCGCACCCGCGGGTGCGCTACTTCGGCTGAGCGAGGAGGGTAGTTGTGTGCGGTTGTGCGGGCCTTCTGTCCGGATGAAGGAAAGTGGTTTatgtgcccctccccctcgctaTGAGCGTGCATCGGCGTGTCGGCGGTTGCGGAGGCCATCGCCACTTGGCACCTCTCCCTTTGTTGGCCTCATCGAGAGTATTGCCACCTACTCTAAGTGTGTTTCATTGCTCGACGTGCTTCccccgcgcacgcacacagagagatcCGCCCTCTCTACCCTGTGCAagtctgtgtgcgtgtgcggcatTCCTCTCCATGTtaccccccttccccccactCTCGTCGCTTTCGGTCTgtgaggagaagagggggactCTCTGCTatccagctgctgctgctactgaGCCTCCCTTttatacgcacacacacacatatatgtatacattttttttcttccacATTTCAGAAGTTTTGCACTGTGTTGGGTGGATGATACAGCGGTGCACGGCGGCTCGTGACGCCGGCGCCTagcgcgcgcatgcgtcaGACAGAGAAAAATTCCAGCGAGGGCTGTTAATGCCCTTAACCAATAGAAGAGGCACCTTGGATACCGGGGGTGGCACTGTACCACGTGTCGTGGTGCGTGGAGTGCTGGTGTGCACGCAACTAGCAGCTCCCTCTGTATGCCCCTGACGTGCGCACATGTTGGCTTCTGAGCGTCTTGAAATGCTGCCGTTGCCCTGCTGCCCTCGTGTGCACCCGCGCGACCGTCTCTCactcccaccccctgccCGTGTGAAGAGTGGTGCCTCTTTGTCCTTCAAACCGGATATGTCCTGCTCTCTTGTGTCTCTGCACTTTTCTCCCCTCTCGATGCGGCGATCTTGCTCGCCGCGGCTCATTCAGCAACGCATGTGGGAAGCGCCCTGACCATCCAACGGCCTgctcacgcacacgtgtgcacatCAGTGCGAGTGTGTTGCCTTCTTTTATTATTTCTTCCCCTCTTTTGCGGCTGCAGCCACCGGTCTCCCGCTCCTTGCCACGACTACCTTCTCAGTTGGTTCCCTTGTAGCGTCGGAACGCTTCTCTCACTCCCCAGGATCGTCGACGTAGCGCCAGGTGTGTGCCATCACGGGGAGTCGCCGGCCCTTCGTTCGAAAACAAGTAAGCAACCACCAAAGACGACGatccccccatcccccacTGTGGATGGTCGAagggcgcgcacacgcaagcaggCACGTGAGGAGGAGCATAGACGGTAACCAAAAGGCAAGAAGAGACACACTAACTGGGTCAGCGATGGTGTGTGCCATTCGAAACTCGCATCGACGCTGACCGCCTGATCCATAGACGCCACCAGGATCTTAGTAGACTCCTACGCACagagatacacacacacacactcgcgtAAGTtagaacacacacacacaaacgatTGTGCGGGCGTACTCGACTGCCTATTCGCACATCAGGCTACAACGGCTGCACGACAGCGAGGATAGCGCAAGGGACAGGCTGCAGGTGGGACATCTTTGTCGTCCTCATCTTTGCGCAGAAGGGGAGAGCACGAGTCATATGCGGCCCTCGAGAGACCGGGACGCCGTTCGCCGcaaacggcgccgcgcgccaGAGGACGAGGCCGATGCCGCAGGCCCGCACCCACCGAGGCGAGAGGAGgtcgaggacgacgatgacgcggACCACTCCTCCGGTGACGAGgccagcgacgaggagggggaggactTGTACGGGGAGAACTTCATGCAGGACTATTTCCAGCCGGAtgaggagagcgaggtggCCGAGGATGAAGTCGGCGAGGACAACGACTGGATCGCAGACGATGACAGCTCCGTTTCCGAGATCTCCGAGGGCGGCCGCATCGCTGTGGACGAGCTGCTCGAGCGCCGTcgggagaaagaggaggcgctagcgaaggagcggcggcagctgcaggaagGCATCTTCAGCGacgtggacgaggacgatgacgacgatgatgaTGCGTCGTGGGTTTCCGGGGAGGACGCGGGCGGTTTAACACGGAGTGGAGGCCCCGCGGTTGGCGCTCAAGGCGGCGACATCGATCACGGAGAGGACGCTGGCTACGGCGATCCCAACGACGAGGCCTACGTGCGTGGAGACCTGGAGGCGATGAACTTCAactggcggcagccgcagggGGAGCTGGTGGAGTGGCTTGCGCAGGAGCTGCCTCGCCGCGTGATCAAGAACCGCATCTACAACTTCTACTACAACTACATCGTGAACGACGTCAGCGTCTacgaggagaaggtgaaCGCCATGACGCGCGAGAATGACAAGAGTTTTCAGCTGAGCTACGATCATCTGAGCCGCGTGTACGACAGCGTTCTCGCGCTGTGGCTGGTGGACGCGCCAGATCCGATGATCGAGCTATTGGAGGAGGCTGCCAACTACTTCACCTTCAAACTATACCCCCAGTATCGCAAGGTGCACTCGAACATTTTTGTTCGGATTTGCGACCTGCCCTTGTGCGATCCGATCCGCGACTTTCGCCAGGTGCACATGAATGTGCTCGTacgggtggagggggtggtgatACGCCGCTCGCCGGTGTACCCGCAGATGGACGCCGTCAAGTACGACTGCGCGCGGTGCTCCTACATTATCGGACCCATCTACCAGCGCAGCGACAAGGAGCAGCGCGTGAGCTTGTGCCCCAGCTGCCACAGCAAGGGGCCGTTCCGCGTGAACATGCGCCTGACGGAGTACCGCAACCATCAAACCATAGTTCTCCAGGAGCCCCCTGGCAAGGTACCGCCTGGGCGGTTGCCGCGCAGCTTGGAGGTGGTGCTGACGAACGACCTCATTGATCGCGCAAAACctggcgaggaggtggacgtgACGGGGATATACCGCAACAACTTCGATCCGTTGCTCAACAGTCGCCAAGGCTTTCCTGTTTTTACGACCGTGCTGCACGCGAACAACGTTATCCGACGCACCACGGAGCTGGGCATGTTTCGGCTGCCAGACGATGAGCGGCAACGCATTATCGAGCTCAGTAAGTCGCCGAACATTCGAAGGAAGCTCTTACAGTCCATCGCGCCGAGCATCCACGGGCGCGACGACATCAAGCTCGGACTGCTTCTGGCCATGATGGGTGCAGTGCCAAAAGACATCGGCGGCGATCAGTCGCATCGCATTCGGGGCGACATCAACGTCCTCATGGTTGGCGATCCCGGCTGCGCAAAGTCGCAGTTTCTCAAGTTCGTTGAGAAAACGGCCGACCGCACAGTCTTCACGACTGGCCGCGGGTCGACCGCTGTGGGTCTGACGGCATCCGTGCACAAGGACAGCGTCAACGGCGACTTCGTGCTGGAGGGCGGCGCCCTCGTCATAGCGGACCGCGGTTGCTGTCTCATTGACGAGTTCGACAAAATGTCCGACCAAGATCGAACGTCCATTCATGAGGCTATGGAGCAGCAGACGATCTCGGTGGCGCGCGGTGGCATTGTGACGACGCTGtccgcgcgctgctgcatcatCGCGGCGGCGAATCCGATGGGCGGCCGCTACGACCCCTCTACCTCGTTTGATGCCAACGTGAATCTCACCACACCGATCCTCTCTCGCTTCGACCTGTTGTTTGTGGTGCGGGATGAGGTGAACGTCGAGTTGGACGAGCGGCTTGCGACGTTTATCTGCGACTCACACATGCGCAACCACCCGCGCACGCAGGAGGAGACGCGGCTTCTGGAGCGTGACAGGCACGAGGAGCTGTCGAGGTTGCGCTACGCGCTGGAGAACGCGTCAACAGAGGGCGAGCGCGAGGAGtgcgaggagcagctgcggcgcctaCGCGAGAGCGTCGAGGACTCTTCCCGCTTCGAGGACGACGACCCGGACAGCGACAAGCCGCTCCCGCAAGCCTTGCTGCGCAAGTACATCCTGTTCGCGAAGAGCCACTGCTTTCCCCGCATCTCCAACATCGACCCAGACACCATTGCGCGTCTCTATGTGGAACTGCGGCAGGAGTCCAAGCAC
Above is a window of Leishmania mexicana MHOM/GT/2001/U1103 complete genome, chromosome 28 DNA encoding:
- a CDS encoding minichromosome maintenance (MCM) complex subunit,putative produces the protein MRPSRDRDAVRRKRRRAPEDEADAAGPHPPRREEVEDDDDADHSSGDEASDEEGEDLYGENFMQDYFQPDEESEVAEDEVGEDNDWIADDDSSVSEISEGGRIAVDELLERRREKEEALAKERRQLQEGIFSDVDEDDDDDDDASWVSGEDAGGLTRSGGPAVGAQGGDIDHGEDAGYGDPNDEAYVRGDLEAMNFNWRQPQGELVEWLAQELPRRVIKNRIYNFYYNYIVNDVSVYEEKVNAMTRENDKSFQLSYDHLSRVYDSVLALWLVDAPDPMIELLEEAANYFTFKLYPQYRKVHSNIFVRICDLPLCDPIRDFRQVHMNVLVRVEGVVIRRSPVYPQMDAVKYDCARCSYIIGPIYQRSDKEQRVSLCPSCHSKGPFRVNMRLTEYRNHQTIVLQEPPGKVPPGRLPRSLEVVLTNDLIDRAKPGEEVDVTGIYRNNFDPLLNSRQGFPVFTTVLHANNVIRRTTELGMFRLPDDERQRIIELSKSPNIRRKLLQSIAPSIHGRDDIKLGLLLAMMGAVPKDIGGDQSHRIRGDINVLMVGDPGCAKSQFLKFVEKTADRTVFTTGRGSTAVGLTASVHKDSVNGDFVLEGGALVIADRGCCLIDEFDKMSDQDRTSIHEAMEQQTISVARGGIVTTLSARCCIIAAANPMGGRYDPSTSFDANVNLTTPILSRFDLLFVVRDEVNVELDERLATFICDSHMRNHPRTQEETRLLERDRHEELSRLRYALENASTEGEREECEEQLRRLRESVEDSSRFEDDDPDSDKPLPQALLRKYILFAKSHCFPRISNIDPDTIARLYVELRQESKHGGIAITVRHMESVIRLSEAHARVHLREYVTDEDVTAAVSLFLRCFILTQKYSLRSAMEARFRKFLESDTESLPLIRHRIKVAVQTVRQFERQLSGGVEPTQVRIDVSELDYYTANMSQEALNAFYESEEFRKEYRLIRDPVTHAPLQIEHSVA